The following are encoded in a window of Congzhengia minquanensis genomic DNA:
- a CDS encoding helix-turn-helix transcriptional regulator, whose translation MKIDRLIGILSILLQQEKVTAPYLAEKFEVTRRTISRDIENLCKAGIPIVTAQGKNGGISIMDGYRFDRTLLTSSDMQAILAGLRSLDSVSGTSRYQLLMDKLSVGNSEVLASNSHILIDLSSWYKSSLAPKIELIQSAIDAGKMISFTYYAPGGKSLRTIEPYCLVFQWASWCVWGYCTARTDFRMFKLNRMVELTCLNQRFSPRTLPPFQADAETIWPRSIQAEVEFAPSMKWRLVEEYGPESFSVLPGGKLLFQAGFSDKENLFSWLLSFGDCAELTAPAGLRAEFFALLQKMMKFYDKT comes from the coding sequence ATGAAGATAGACCGTTTGATTGGAATTTTATCCATCCTGCTCCAGCAGGAGAAAGTGACCGCTCCTTATCTGGCCGAAAAGTTTGAGGTAACGCGCAGAACCATCAGCCGCGACATTGAAAACCTGTGCAAGGCCGGAATTCCCATCGTTACCGCCCAGGGAAAGAACGGCGGCATTTCCATTATGGACGGCTACCGGTTCGACCGGACGCTACTCACCTCCTCGGACATGCAGGCGATTTTGGCGGGGCTTAGAAGTCTGGACAGCGTCAGCGGCACCAGCCGCTATCAGCTTTTGATGGACAAGCTTTCGGTGGGAAACAGCGAAGTGCTCGCCTCCAACAGCCACATTTTAATTGACCTTTCCTCCTGGTATAAATCTTCCCTGGCGCCGAAAATTGAGCTGATTCAGTCGGCCATTGACGCAGGCAAAATGATTTCGTTTACCTATTATGCCCCCGGCGGAAAAAGTCTTCGCACCATTGAGCCCTACTGTTTAGTTTTCCAGTGGGCTTCTTGGTGTGTGTGGGGCTATTGCACGGCGCGGACGGATTTCCGCATGTTCAAGCTGAACCGCATGGTGGAGTTAACCTGTCTGAATCAGCGGTTTTCCCCCAGAACGCTGCCGCCTTTTCAGGCGGACGCAGAAACCATATGGCCCCGCAGCATTCAGGCGGAAGTGGAGTTTGCGCCGTCTATGAAATGGCGGCTTGTGGAGGAATATGGCCCGGAGAGCTTTTCTGTTTTGCCCGGAGGGAAGCTTTTGTTTCAGGCCGGATTTTCAGACAAAGAAAACCTGTTTTCCTGGCTGTTAAGCTTTGGAGACTGCGCGGAACTGACTGCTCCCGCCGGCCTTCGGGCAGAATTTTTTGCCCTGCTTCAAAAAATGATGAAATTTTATGATAAAACATGA